The following coding sequences lie in one Posidoniimonas polymericola genomic window:
- the mtnC gene encoding acireductone synthase produces MINAQAAGVLMDVEGTTSSVKFVYDVMFPFARRELAAYLAQAWGEPACQAACEQIAADAGHASLEAWSSTADAAPRDLVETEATRLMDADQKATGLKQLQGLIWKNGFDSGEMVAHVYPDVPPALDRWRAAGADLRIYSSGSIQAQNLFFGHTQQGDLLPLLSGHYDTTTGPKREAASYTSIAADWGLAPASILFLSDITAELDAARDAGLQTALLLRPDNAPVEPGHGHAEVSSFGEIEVRP; encoded by the coding sequence GTGATCAACGCCCAGGCGGCCGGCGTGCTGATGGACGTCGAGGGCACGACCTCGTCCGTCAAGTTCGTGTACGACGTGATGTTCCCGTTCGCGCGGCGTGAGCTCGCCGCGTACCTCGCGCAGGCTTGGGGCGAGCCCGCCTGCCAGGCCGCGTGCGAGCAGATCGCCGCCGACGCCGGGCACGCGTCGCTGGAAGCCTGGTCGTCGACTGCCGACGCCGCTCCACGTGACTTGGTAGAAACCGAGGCGACCCGCCTGATGGACGCCGACCAGAAGGCGACCGGCCTGAAGCAGCTGCAGGGGCTGATCTGGAAGAACGGCTTCGACTCCGGCGAGATGGTCGCCCACGTCTACCCCGACGTGCCGCCCGCGCTCGACCGCTGGCGGGCCGCGGGCGCCGACCTGCGGATCTACTCGTCCGGCAGCATCCAGGCCCAAAACCTGTTCTTCGGCCACACCCAGCAGGGCGACCTGCTGCCGCTGCTCTCCGGCCACTACGACACCACCACCGGCCCTAAGCGCGAGGCCGCCAGCTACACCTCCATCGCCGCCGACTGGGGCCTCGCGCCCGCGTCGATCCTGTTTCTGAGCGACATCACGGCCGAACTCGACGCCGCCCGCGACGCCGGCCTGCAAACCGCCCTGCTCTTGCGTCCCGACAACGCGCCGGTCGAACCAGGGCACGGGCACGCGGAGGTGTCGAGCTTCGGTGAGATCGAAGTGCGGCCATAG
- a CDS encoding 1,2-dihydroxy-3-keto-5-methylthiopentene dioxygenase encodes MATVTVADDNRRIEDPEAIREFLAPFGIWYEKWDVEGRLGDSPTDEQILAEYKPEIDRLSERGGYVTADVINVKSDTPNLDAMLAKFDKEHTHSEDEVRFTVAGRGVFWISPDEGPVFSVEVTTGDLINVPAGTKHWFHLCGDRQIRCIRLFQDPSGWTPEYIEGGVHTQHQPVCWGGSYLPKAEGIKGAVKL; translated from the coding sequence ATGGCGACCGTAACCGTAGCCGACGACAACCGCCGCATCGAAGACCCCGAGGCGATCCGCGAGTTCCTCGCGCCGTTCGGCATCTGGTACGAGAAGTGGGACGTCGAGGGACGCCTGGGCGACTCGCCGACCGACGAGCAGATCCTCGCCGAGTACAAGCCGGAGATCGACCGGCTGAGCGAGCGGGGCGGCTACGTCACGGCCGACGTCATCAACGTCAAGTCGGACACGCCGAACCTCGACGCGATGCTCGCCAAGTTCGACAAGGAGCACACCCACAGCGAGGATGAGGTCCGCTTCACGGTCGCGGGCCGCGGCGTGTTCTGGATCAGCCCCGACGAGGGTCCTGTCTTCTCGGTCGAAGTCACCACCGGCGACCTGATCAACGTCCCCGCCGGCACAAAGCACTGGTTCCACCTCTGCGGCGACCGCCAGATCCGCTGCATCCGCCTGTTCCAGGACCCCAGCGGCTGGACGCCTGAGTACATCGAGGGCGGCGTGCACACCCAGCACCAGCCGGTCTGCTGGGGCGGCAGCTACCTGCCGAAGGCCGAGGGGATCAAGGGCGCGGTGAAACTGTGA
- a CDS encoding sodium:solute symporter family protein encodes MLLETLDLVIIAAVIAVTVLVGLWSSRQAGKNPDQYFLSGRGMSGWLLGISLVATTFSTDTPGLVTELVRTQGVAGNWAWWAFLLTGMLTVFLFARLWRRSGVATDLEFYELRYHGPAARLVRMFRALYLGLVFNGLVMAGVSIAAIKIGHVMLGFSTTEVLLYGGLTALILSTIGGFRAVVLTDCLLFGVAMAGSFAAAYFAVQHPAVGGFGQLFNHPEVAAKQAILPPWDWSTEESRNLLMTVLLMPLLVQWWSVWYPGAEPGGGGYMAQRMLAAKNENHSVGAVMLFNAAHYALRPWPWIVVALASLVAYPELADLERAFPDLDPAKLGHDLAYPAMLTQAPTGWRGVILASLLSAYVSTISTQLNWGASYITYDFYKPLTGGAASDKQLVVVGRVTTVVIMVLTSLLAVYLQTARQGFDLLLSVGAGTGLVFVLRWYWWRINAVSEIAAMIGSVLVAAFFQFTKHDFAPWQVMGLSVGVTTLIWLTATLLTRPEPDATLFSFLRLIRPRGPGWKRVYDRAAAEGHAIETDPRDSIRLGLLRMALGIAAIYGALFAIGKALYGESATAVALAVVAVVAGGALAVSFRRGAAVVRG; translated from the coding sequence ATGCTGCTCGAGACGCTTGACCTAGTCATTATCGCCGCGGTGATCGCGGTCACGGTGCTCGTGGGGCTCTGGTCGAGCCGGCAGGCGGGCAAGAACCCCGACCAGTACTTCCTGTCGGGCCGCGGCATGTCGGGGTGGCTGCTGGGCATCTCGCTGGTCGCCACCACGTTCTCGACCGACACGCCCGGGCTGGTCACCGAGCTGGTCCGCACGCAGGGCGTGGCGGGCAACTGGGCGTGGTGGGCGTTCCTGCTGACCGGCATGCTGACCGTGTTCCTGTTCGCCCGGCTGTGGCGGCGGTCGGGCGTGGCGACCGACCTGGAGTTTTATGAGCTGCGGTACCACGGGCCCGCGGCGCGGCTGGTGCGGATGTTCCGCGCGCTGTACCTGGGGCTGGTGTTCAACGGGCTGGTGATGGCCGGCGTGTCGATCGCGGCAATCAAGATCGGCCACGTGATGCTCGGGTTTTCGACCACCGAGGTGCTGCTCTACGGCGGGCTGACGGCGCTAATCCTGAGCACGATCGGCGGGTTCCGCGCGGTGGTGCTGACCGACTGCCTGTTGTTCGGCGTGGCGATGGCGGGCTCGTTTGCGGCCGCGTACTTTGCGGTGCAGCACCCGGCGGTCGGCGGCTTCGGCCAACTGTTCAACCACCCGGAAGTGGCCGCCAAGCAGGCGATCTTGCCGCCGTGGGACTGGAGCACCGAAGAGTCGCGGAACCTGCTGATGACGGTGCTGCTGATGCCGCTGCTGGTGCAGTGGTGGAGCGTCTGGTACCCCGGCGCCGAGCCGGGCGGCGGCGGCTACATGGCGCAGCGGATGCTGGCCGCGAAGAACGAGAACCACTCGGTCGGCGCGGTGATGCTGTTCAACGCCGCCCACTACGCGCTGCGGCCCTGGCCGTGGATCGTGGTGGCGCTGGCCTCGCTGGTGGCGTACCCCGAGTTGGCCGACCTCGAGCGGGCGTTCCCCGACCTCGACCCGGCCAAGCTCGGGCACGACCTGGCCTACCCCGCCATGCTGACCCAGGCGCCCACCGGCTGGCGGGGCGTGATCCTGGCGTCGCTGCTGTCGGCGTACGTGTCGACCATTTCGACGCAGCTCAACTGGGGCGCGTCGTACATCACCTACGACTTCTACAAGCCGCTGACCGGCGGCGCGGCCTCCGACAAGCAGCTGGTCGTGGTCGGCCGGGTCACGACCGTCGTCATCATGGTGCTGACCAGCCTGCTGGCCGTGTACCTGCAGACCGCGCGGCAAGGGTTCGACCTGCTGCTGAGCGTCGGCGCGGGGACCGGCCTCGTGTTTGTGCTCCGCTGGTACTGGTGGCGGATCAACGCGGTCAGCGAGATCGCCGCGATGATCGGCTCGGTGCTGGTGGCCGCCTTCTTCCAGTTCACCAAGCACGACTTCGCGCCGTGGCAGGTGATGGGGCTGAGCGTCGGCGTCACGACCCTCATCTGGCTCACGGCGACCCTGCTTACCCGACCGGAGCCCGACGCGACGCTGTTCTCGTTCCTCAGGTTGATCCGGCCGCGCGGGCCCGGCTGGAAGCGGGTCTACGACCGGGCCGCCGCCGAGGGGCACGCCATCGAGACCGACCCGCGCGACTCGATCCGGCTCGGCCTGCTGCGGATGGCGCTCGGCATTGCCGCGATCTACGGCGCGCTGTTCGCGATCGGCAAGGCGTTGTACGGCGAGTCGGCGACTGCGGTCGCCTTGGCGGTAGTGGCAGTCGTCGCGGGCGGGGCCCTGGCGGTGAGCTTCCGTCGCGGCGCGGCGGTGGTTCGCGGCTAG
- a CDS encoding GNAT family N-acetyltransferase, with protein MPTTTTDAASMTLTDQILPLATLDPADLRAIAELIYRTWPKPEKDAAFRARQLQDLADAYGGAGDQAPRAFVVRDGDQIIANAIIEPRTIHSPAGDLTVLGLGKVCSNPARRGEGLGARVVRAAFNLVDRGVFPFALFQTSEPVRPFYERLGAVTVANPIVNSQAANPAANPAANPFGDSVVMRYPTNEGWPDGVIDLRGPAY; from the coding sequence ATGCCGACGACCACGACCGACGCTGCTAGCATGACCCTGACCGACCAAATCCTGCCCCTGGCGACCCTCGACCCGGCCGACCTCCGGGCGATCGCCGAGCTGATCTACCGCACCTGGCCCAAGCCGGAGAAGGACGCCGCGTTCCGCGCGCGGCAGCTGCAGGACCTGGCCGACGCGTACGGCGGAGCCGGCGATCAGGCGCCCCGCGCGTTTGTCGTGCGGGACGGCGATCAGATCATCGCCAACGCGATCATCGAGCCCCGCACCATCCACTCGCCAGCCGGCGACCTCACGGTGCTGGGCCTCGGCAAGGTCTGCAGCAACCCGGCGCGGCGCGGCGAGGGCCTCGGCGCACGGGTGGTGCGGGCGGCTTTCAACTTGGTCGACCGCGGCGTGTTCCCGTTCGCCCTGTTCCAGACCAGCGAGCCGGTCCGCCCGTTCTACGAACGCCTCGGCGCCGTGACGGTCGCCAACCCGATCGTCAACTCGCAGGCCGCCAACCCCGCCGCCAACCCCGCCGCCAATCCGTTCGGCGACTCGGTCGTGATGCGCTACCCGACGAACGAGGGCTGGCCTGACGGCGTGATCGATCTCCGCGGTCCGGCGTATTAG
- a CDS encoding OadG family transporter subunit, whose product MALLLPILAEASGWQGIVEGRGLAISVTGMLIVFVALATISTFIAMLPKLLALIEPIFPESAGHHHASPAAPQAPAPTAVPATVVAVAGSLPAAGPAPAQQDDGAVIAAIGYAVHASSSAGKGAKA is encoded by the coding sequence ATGGCATTGCTGCTACCGATTCTGGCCGAAGCGAGCGGTTGGCAAGGCATCGTGGAAGGCCGCGGGTTGGCGATCTCAGTCACCGGCATGCTGATTGTCTTTGTCGCATTGGCGACCATCAGCACCTTTATCGCGATGCTCCCCAAGCTGCTGGCCCTGATCGAGCCGATCTTCCCCGAGTCGGCCGGCCATCACCACGCCTCCCCGGCGGCGCCGCAAGCCCCGGCCCCAACGGCGGTGCCCGCCACGGTTGTCGCGGTCGCCGGGTCGCTGCCCGCCGCTGGTCCGGCGCCGGCCCAGCAAGACGACGGCGCCGTGATCGCCGCGATCGGCTACGCGGTGCACGCCAGTTCGTCCGCGGGCAAGGGAGCAAAGGCCTAG
- the mtnB gene encoding methylthioribulose 1-phosphate dehydratase, with amino-acid sequence MLSPTSSQLLEGADLDAALDDLSATGADFHRRGWSLGTSSNYSVLVGRDPLELMVTVSGKDKGRLGRGDYVRVGADGKPVEAGAPSSSAETMLHVVLAEQPGVGAVLHTHSPAATLLSDRYARDGVLRLSGYEMLKGLAAHGTHESTELCPIFENTQDIPTLAEQVRERLTDAEHPLRHGFLIRKHGLYAWGADIAEARRHIEVFEFLMDCELRRLSLS; translated from the coding sequence ATGCTCAGCCCAACCTCATCGCAGCTCCTCGAAGGCGCGGACCTCGACGCGGCCCTGGACGACCTGTCGGCCACCGGCGCCGACTTCCACCGCCGCGGCTGGTCGCTCGGCACCAGCAGCAACTACAGCGTGCTGGTCGGGCGCGACCCACTGGAGCTGATGGTCACCGTCAGCGGCAAGGACAAGGGCCGCCTGGGCCGTGGGGACTACGTCCGCGTCGGCGCCGACGGCAAGCCGGTCGAGGCCGGCGCTCCGTCCTCGTCGGCTGAGACCATGCTGCACGTCGTGCTGGCCGAACAGCCCGGCGTCGGGGCGGTGCTGCACACGCACTCGCCCGCCGCGACCCTGCTGTCCGACCGCTACGCCCGCGACGGCGTGCTGCGGCTGTCGGGCTACGAGATGCTCAAGGGCCTGGCCGCGCACGGCACGCACGAGTCAACCGAGCTCTGCCCGATCTTCGAGAACACGCAAGACATCCCGACCCTCGCCGAGCAGGTCCGCGAGCGGCTCACCGACGCCGAGCACCCGCTGCGTCACGGCTTCCTGATCCGCAAGCACGGCCTGTACGCCTGGGGCGCCGACATCGCCGAGGCCCGCCGCCACATCGAGGTGTTCGAGTTCCTGATGGACTGCGAGCTGCGCCGGCTGAGCCTTAGCTAA
- a CDS encoding ECF-type sigma factor — protein sequence MYALPESDNLTDVPEIPPACRRAARPTAARPTAGRPNTLRPTAPRLAPSRSMLRASYAELNRLAEGLVRARGAARCIDLRTLVNEAARHTIGASGLQEIEDPGGYLAFLANALRGMLEALVAENYLRTGQRTDVWLHLPGIRGGAELVTLLLALDRLNSRSARHCQVAVLKLFGGLSDGEVAVQLGLTEARARIGWQRASEWLSLTCSAPRQ from the coding sequence ATGTACGCCCTGCCTGAATCCGACAACCTGACCGACGTCCCCGAGATCCCGCCGGCCTGCCGCCGCGCTGCGAGGCCCACCGCCGCGCGCCCCACTGCCGGGCGGCCCAATACTCTGCGTCCCACAGCCCCACGACTCGCGCCGTCACGCTCGATGCTGCGGGCGAGCTACGCCGAGCTCAACCGGCTGGCTGAGGGTCTGGTGCGGGCGCGAGGCGCCGCTCGGTGCATCGACCTCCGCACGCTGGTCAACGAGGCGGCTCGCCACACCATCGGTGCGAGCGGCCTCCAGGAGATCGAAGATCCGGGCGGCTACCTGGCGTTCCTGGCCAACGCGCTCCGCGGCATGCTCGAGGCGCTCGTTGCCGAGAACTATCTGCGGACCGGCCAACGCACCGATGTCTGGCTCCACCTGCCCGGCATTCGTGGGGGAGCCGAACTCGTGACGCTGCTCTTAGCGCTCGACCGACTCAACAGCCGCAGCGCCCGCCACTGCCAAGTCGCTGTGCTTAAACTGTTCGGCGGCTTGAGCGACGGCGAGGTCGCCGTGCAGCTCGGGCTGACCGAGGCCCGCGCGCGGATCGGCTGGCAGCGGGCGAGCGAGTGGCTGTCGCTTACTTGTTCAGCACCGCGGCAGTGA
- a CDS encoding sulfatase family protein, whose amino-acid sequence MATAAQLQAAAPPAASREPLNILLLYADDWRHDTLGVAGNPVVRTPCLDRLAAGGVRFARNCVTTSICGVSRANLLTGQTMSRNGCRGFSRFNTPWAETYPGLLRAAGYHVGHVGKWHNGLFPAERYDFGRSYHGKHWCQRADGSPVHVTQRNEEDALEFLATRPDDKPFCLTVAFFATHAEDHNPEQYLPQPGSLSLYEDAFVEPPTNATSDSWERLPRFFDAQNEGRNRWTWRFDEPDKYQRMMKNYYRLATEVDAVCGRLVEELRRQGELQRTLVIFTTDNGYYHGEHGLADKWYPHQESIRVPLILLDPRLPDDRRGDVSDALTLSIDLAPTMLAAAGHDAPAGMQGEDLAPLYLTSEAADWRHDFFYEHPTIRSKDFIPASEALVERDWKYFYWPAHGVEQLFHLADDPLEEKDLVNDPRHAKRLQTMRTRFAELKAAAR is encoded by the coding sequence ATGGCGACCGCCGCTCAATTGCAGGCGGCGGCCCCGCCGGCTGCCTCTCGTGAGCCGCTCAACATCCTGCTGCTCTACGCCGACGACTGGCGCCACGACACGCTCGGCGTGGCCGGCAACCCGGTCGTGCGGACGCCGTGCCTCGACCGCTTGGCGGCCGGTGGCGTCCGCTTTGCGCGCAACTGCGTCACGACCTCGATCTGCGGCGTTAGCCGAGCGAACCTCCTTACCGGCCAGACCATGTCGCGGAACGGCTGTCGCGGGTTCTCCCGGTTCAATACGCCGTGGGCCGAGACCTACCCCGGCCTGCTCCGCGCCGCGGGCTACCACGTGGGCCACGTCGGCAAGTGGCACAACGGCCTGTTCCCGGCAGAGCGCTACGACTTCGGCCGCTCGTACCACGGCAAGCATTGGTGCCAACGCGCCGACGGCAGCCCAGTGCACGTCACGCAGCGGAACGAGGAGGACGCGCTGGAGTTTCTCGCCACGCGGCCGGACGACAAGCCGTTCTGCCTGACCGTGGCGTTTTTTGCCACCCATGCTGAGGACCACAACCCCGAGCAGTACCTGCCGCAGCCCGGCAGCCTATCGCTGTACGAGGACGCGTTCGTCGAGCCGCCGACCAACGCGACCAGCGATTCTTGGGAGCGGCTGCCGCGCTTCTTCGACGCCCAGAACGAGGGGCGGAACCGCTGGACCTGGCGATTCGACGAGCCCGACAAGTACCAGCGGATGATGAAGAACTACTACCGCCTGGCGACCGAGGTCGACGCCGTGTGTGGGCGGCTGGTCGAGGAGCTGCGTCGGCAGGGTGAGCTGCAACGCACCCTAGTCATCTTCACGACCGACAACGGCTACTACCACGGCGAGCACGGCCTGGCCGACAAGTGGTACCCGCACCAAGAGAGCATCCGCGTGCCGCTGATTCTCCTCGACCCGCGTCTGCCAGACGACCGGCGGGGCGATGTCAGCGATGCCCTCACGCTCAGCATCGACCTGGCGCCGACCATGCTGGCCGCTGCCGGGCACGACGCGCCGGCCGGGATGCAGGGCGAGGACCTCGCGCCGCTTTACCTGACGAGCGAAGCCGCGGACTGGCGGCACGACTTCTTCTACGAGCACCCCACCATCCGCAGCAAAGATTTCATTCCTGCCTCCGAGGCCCTCGTCGAGCGGGACTGGAAGTACTTCTACTGGCCCGCGCACGGCGTCGAGCAGCTCTTTCATCTAGCCGACGACCCGCTCGAGGAAAAAGACCTCGTCAACGACCCGCGGCACGCCAAGCGGCTCCAAACCATGCGGACTAGGTTCGCCGAGCTGAAGGCGGCCGCTCGCTAG
- a CDS encoding sodium ion-translocating decarboxylase subunit beta, translated as MDIFKGFLETTAFAQLTFGNGIMILIGLVFIALAIIKDYEPLLLLPIGFGAVVGNIPTDPSMGLSVYDSGSVLSYLYFGVSQGIFPPLIFLGIGAMTDFSTMLSNPKLVLLGAAAQMGIFLTLLGAMWLGFTPEQAGAIGIIGGADGPTAIFLAAKLAPELLGAIAIAAYSYMALVPVIQPPIMKLLTTRQERLIQMKSPRHVSKRERIIFPIAAFLICTFIAPGALVLIGMLFLGNLLKESTVTERLANTARTAMIDIVTILLGFSVGASTKAQNFLTEQSLQIFGLGALSFAIATASGVLFAKFMNLFLTHKINPLIGAAGVSAVPDSARVAQMVGQKEDPHNFLLMHAMAPNVAGVIGSAVAAGVLWSVLTG; from the coding sequence ATGGATATCTTCAAAGGCTTTCTCGAAACGACCGCGTTCGCCCAGCTCACGTTCGGCAACGGGATCATGATCCTGATCGGGCTCGTGTTCATCGCGCTGGCGATCATCAAGGACTACGAGCCGCTGCTGCTCCTGCCGATCGGCTTCGGAGCGGTGGTCGGCAACATCCCGACCGACCCCAGCATGGGACTGAGCGTGTACGACTCGGGCAGCGTGCTGAGCTACCTGTACTTCGGCGTCAGCCAGGGCATCTTCCCGCCGCTGATCTTCCTGGGGATCGGCGCCATGACCGACTTCTCCACGATGCTGTCGAACCCAAAGCTCGTGCTGCTCGGCGCCGCGGCGCAGATGGGCATCTTCCTGACGCTGCTCGGCGCGATGTGGCTCGGCTTCACGCCCGAGCAGGCCGGCGCGATCGGCATCATCGGCGGGGCCGACGGCCCAACCGCGATCTTCCTGGCGGCCAAGCTGGCCCCGGAACTGCTCGGCGCGATCGCGATCGCGGCCTACAGCTACATGGCGCTGGTGCCGGTGATCCAGCCGCCGATCATGAAGCTGCTGACCACCCGCCAGGAGCGGCTGATCCAGATGAAGTCGCCGCGGCACGTGTCGAAGCGTGAGCGGATCATCTTCCCAATCGCCGCGTTCCTGATCTGCACGTTCATCGCCCCCGGCGCCCTGGTGCTGATCGGCATGCTGTTCCTCGGCAACCTGCTGAAGGAGAGCACCGTGACCGAGCGGCTGGCCAACACGGCCCGCACCGCGATGATCGACATCGTCACGATCCTGCTCGGCTTCTCGGTCGGCGCCAGCACCAAGGCCCAAAACTTCCTGACCGAACAGTCGCTGCAGATCTTCGGCCTAGGGGCGCTGTCGTTCGCCATCGCCACGGCCAGCGGCGTGCTGTTCGCCAAGTTTATGAACCTGTTCCTGACGCACAAGATCAACCCGCTAATCGGCGCCGCCGGCGTGTCGGCCGTGCCCGACTCGGCCCGCGTCGCGCAGATGGTCGGCCAGAAGGAAGACCCCCACAACTTCCTGCTGATGCACGCGATGGCTCCGAACGTGGCCGGCGTGATCGGCTCGGCCGTGGCCGCCGGCGTGCTGTGGTCGGTGCTGACCGGCTAG
- a CDS encoding sigma-54-dependent transcriptional regulator encodes MALLFADDERSLQELMKLELPRMGHTVTVCPDGETAVAAIEKNNYDCIIVDLDMPGLTGIDVIAKLKEQSPDTEAVILTGKSTTESAIAALRYGAFDYLTKPCKLVEIEALLRRVSDKRKLTKQYHAVKRRLESIEGAPKLIGDSKPMEQVRRLIARVAPTESTVLIRGETGAGKELVARAVHDQSDRAAAPFVAINCGALPETLIESELFGHAKGAFTGADEHRVGLFEVANGGTIFLDEIGELPKAMQAKLLRVLESREIRRVGENKTVSINVRVVCATHRNIEDMVAEGDFREDLMYRINTFEIHLPALRERSADIPELAVHLLKRFRPGAKPIQQQLSDDAIEALTSHVWPGNVRELANVIEHATILCDEGPIYAEHLPRHFGKRQLTGAAKSRGPMTLRDMEMEAIHESLERHDGSKPKAAEELGISLKTLYNKLNSESGAKNAA; translated from the coding sequence CTGGCCCTGTTGTTCGCCGACGACGAGCGGTCGCTCCAGGAGCTGATGAAGCTCGAGCTGCCGCGCATGGGCCACACCGTGACGGTCTGCCCCGACGGCGAGACCGCGGTCGCGGCGATCGAGAAGAACAACTACGACTGCATCATCGTCGACCTCGACATGCCCGGCCTGACCGGCATCGACGTCATCGCCAAACTGAAGGAGCAGTCGCCCGACACCGAGGCGGTGATCCTGACCGGCAAGAGCACCACCGAGAGCGCCATCGCCGCGCTCCGCTACGGCGCCTTCGACTACCTCACCAAGCCGTGCAAGCTGGTCGAGATCGAGGCCTTGCTGCGGCGCGTCAGCGACAAGCGGAAGCTCACCAAGCAGTACCACGCGGTCAAGCGGCGGCTGGAGAGCATCGAGGGCGCGCCGAAGCTGATCGGCGACTCCAAGCCGATGGAGCAGGTCAGGCGGTTGATCGCCCGGGTCGCCCCGACCGAGTCGACCGTGCTGATCCGTGGCGAGACCGGCGCCGGCAAGGAGCTGGTCGCCCGCGCCGTGCACGACCAGAGCGACCGCGCCGCCGCGCCGTTCGTGGCGATCAACTGCGGCGCCCTGCCGGAGACCCTCATCGAGAGCGAGCTGTTTGGCCACGCCAAGGGCGCCTTCACCGGCGCCGACGAGCACCGCGTCGGCCTGTTCGAGGTCGCCAACGGCGGCACCATCTTCCTCGACGAGATCGGCGAGCTCCCCAAGGCGATGCAGGCCAAGCTGCTGCGGGTGCTCGAGAGCCGCGAGATCCGCCGCGTCGGCGAGAACAAGACCGTGTCGATCAACGTCCGGGTGGTCTGCGCCACGCACCGCAACATCGAGGACATGGTCGCCGAGGGCGACTTCCGCGAAGACCTGATGTACCGGATCAACACCTTTGAGATCCACCTGCCGGCGCTCCGCGAGCGGTCCGCCGACATCCCCGAGCTGGCCGTGCACCTGCTCAAGCGGTTCCGCCCCGGAGCGAAGCCAATCCAGCAGCAGCTGAGCGACGACGCCATCGAGGCCCTCACCTCGCACGTCTGGCCCGGCAACGTCCGCGAGCTGGCCAACGTGATCGAGCACGCCACGATCCTGTGCGACGAGGGGCCGATCTACGCCGAGCACCTGCCTCGGCACTTCGGCAAGCGTCAGCTGACCGGCGCCGCCAAGAGCCGCGGGCCGATGACGCTCCGCGACATGGAGATGGAGGCCATCCACGAGTCGCTCGAACGCCACGACGGCAGCAAGCCGAAGGCGGCCGAGGAGCTCGGCATCAGCCTCAAGACGCTGTACAACAAGCTCAACAGCGAGTCGGGCGCCAAGAACGCCGCCTGA
- a CDS encoding biotin--[acetyl-CoA-carboxylase] ligase, producing the protein MSNASDNTIDIRRLIDEAPVHHVHYLPETDSTNEVALHRAGEVAADQSELVLTSRQLRGKGRGENRWHAGEGALTFSLITPRLSLPREQTPRISLTAGLAMCHAVEQFVGGGHPQLKWPNDVFLNGRKAAGILIESPGDSVDRFVIGIGLNVNNPLTDAPAEVRDLATSLSEAAGQSLPLTDVLIACLQQLDACLKLLLAGSEELARGWRSASLLDGRKVRLALPTEAIEGVCRGIGDDGALLIETPSGERACYGGVVERFE; encoded by the coding sequence ATGAGCAACGCGTCCGACAACACGATCGATATCCGCCGCCTGATCGACGAGGCGCCGGTGCATCATGTGCACTATTTGCCGGAAACCGATTCCACCAACGAGGTTGCGCTGCATCGGGCGGGCGAAGTGGCCGCCGACCAGTCTGAGCTGGTGCTGACTAGCCGACAGCTGCGGGGGAAAGGACGCGGCGAAAACCGCTGGCACGCCGGCGAGGGCGCCCTGACGTTTTCGCTGATCACGCCGCGGTTGAGCCTGCCCCGCGAGCAGACACCGCGGATCTCGCTGACGGCCGGGCTGGCAATGTGCCACGCGGTCGAGCAGTTTGTCGGCGGCGGCCATCCGCAGCTCAAGTGGCCCAATGACGTCTTCCTCAACGGCCGCAAGGCAGCCGGCATCCTGATCGAGTCGCCGGGCGACTCGGTCGATCGGTTCGTGATCGGCATCGGGCTGAACGTCAACAACCCGCTAACTGACGCCCCCGCCGAGGTCCGCGACCTGGCGACCTCCCTCTCCGAGGCGGCCGGGCAGTCGCTGCCCCTGACCGACGTGCTGATCGCCTGCCTGCAGCAGCTCGACGCGTGCCTGAAACTGCTTCTCGCCGGCTCGGAAGAGCTCGCCCGCGGCTGGCGGTCGGCGTCGCTGCTGGACGGGCGGAAGGTGCGGCTCGCGCTGCCGACCGAGGCGATCGAGGGGGTCTGCCGGGGAATTGGCGACGACGGGGCCTTGCTCATCGAAACGCCCTCGGGCGAGCGGGCCTGCTACGGCGGCGTGGTCGAGCGGTTCGAGTGA